Sequence from the Hamadaea flava genome:
TACCGGCAACAACCAGGGGTACTGGGTGGTCGAACGGACCGCCCCGGCGGGCTACTCGATCATCTCTCAGCTCAACACCGGCGGCGGCAGCACGACGCCGACGACCTACAACCAGTACTTCACCGGCAACGTCAGCAACAATCAGAGCTACCAGGTGCCGAATCCGGCGACCGGTAACACGAACGCGACGGCCCGCGGCGACTTCTGGGCCGACGTTCGCGACAACCCGTCGGTGCCCGACCGTTGCGGGCTGAACATCGCGCTGCTCGTGGACGTGTCCGGGTCGATCGCGGCGTCCCTGCCGACCGTGCAGGACGCCGCGAACGGGTTCGTCGACGCGCTCACCGGCACGCCGTCGCGGATCGCCGTCTACAGCTTCGCCACCAATGCGAGCGCGCTGCTGGGACCGACCGCGGTGCCGGACAGCGGATCGGCGCAGACCGTCAAGAACGTGATCAACGGCCTGACCGCCGGCGGCGGCACGAACTGGGACTCCGGCCTGTGGACGATCGCCGCCGCGACCACCACCTTCGACGCGGTCGTCATGCTCACCGACGGCAACCCGACGTTCTACGGGCCGAACGCCGACGGCCCCGGCAACTTCACCCGCTTTCGCGAGGTCGAGAACGGCATCTTCTCCGCCAACGCGCTGAAGGCACTCGGAACCAAGGTCGTCGCGGTCGGAGTGGGCGCCGGGATCAGCGGCTCACCCCTCAACCTTCAGGCGATCTCCGGGCCGGTCGAGGGCACGGACTACGTGCAGACCGGCTACGACCAACTCGCCGCGGTCTTCCGCGAGATCGCGCTGCGGACCTGCTCGGGGTCGATCAGTGTGGTCAAGCGGATCGTGCCGCCCCTCGGCACGATCGACGACGGCGTTCCGGCCGGTGGCTGGGAGTTCACCACCACGACGTCCGGCGTCACCCCGGCGTCGGGCACGACCGCCGGCGACTCCGGTGCGGTCAGCTTCGAGGCCGACCTCGCGGGCGCGCCGTCGCTGCCGGTCACGCTGACCGAGACGCCGCAGGCCGGTTTCACCTTGGTGCAGAACGAGGGCCAGAACGCCACCTGCACTTCGGACGGCGACACCATCACGTCGACGAATGCGGGCGCGACCGGCTTCACCGTGCCCGCCATCAGCAACGCGATCGTCACCTGCACCGTCTACAACCGAGCCCCGGAGCCGCCCGCCACGGTGACCGTGAACAAGAAGTGGGTCATCCAGGGCACCCCGTACGACGAGCCCAGCCAGCCCGCCGAGTTCCAGGCGGCGCTGACCCTGACGGGGCAGACCACACCGGTCTGGGGCCAGACCTACGGCGGCTACCTCACGGATGACGTGGTCACGATCGGGGAGACC
This genomic interval carries:
- a CDS encoding SpaA isopeptide-forming pilin-related protein; protein product: MRRPSSGRLAAYAVVLAVLASPTLWTLWRSGPAEAAAGATITIEKGADRTGAQTVSGLAGATFDLYAGLSTGSPSGTPAATCTTGADGTCTVTVPARTGNNQGYWVVERTAPAGYSIISQLNTGGGSTTPTTYNQYFTGNVSNNQSYQVPNPATGNTNATARGDFWADVRDNPSVPDRCGLNIALLVDVSGSIAASLPTVQDAANGFVDALTGTPSRIAVYSFATNASALLGPTAVPDSGSAQTVKNVINGLTAGGGTNWDSGLWTIAAATTTFDAVVMLTDGNPTFYGPNADGPGNFTRFREVENGIFSANALKALGTKVVAVGVGAGISGSPLNLQAISGPVEGTDYVQTGYDQLAAVFREIALRTCSGSISVVKRIVPPLGTIDDGVPAGGWEFTTTTSGVTPASGTTAGDSGAVSFEADLAGAPSLPVTLTETPQAGFTLVQNEGQNATCTSDGDTITSTNAGATGFTVPAISNAIVTCTVYNRAPEPPATVTVNKKWVIQGTPYDEPSQPAEFQAALTLTGQTTPVWGQTYGGYLTDDVVTIGETVNMDLLPPGCSVSATQGDIGTKTLVAGDNVFTVTNTVTCETTLKLVKNVINPYSDAEPADSWTLTAYAEDGTVVFSGTTGVQSAINPGTLHLLGETTVTGYAQDRGPHAVIVPPSTGSWSCALRQRDGTLGPEYDGLNGGVTVQLGQQAECTATNRAQRAKLTLRKQVDNTGGGDAEPADWRLNAVAGGGATAITGRDGDASVTAADAVPGAVYALSEIDGPTDYTLNSVTCVLTGTDTVVPTPGDTLTPGIGQDITCTFANAFVAPTPTPTESPSPSESPSPSESPSPSDSASPSVSSTTPPPIPVTGTPTGRMAAYAVGLLALGAGLLLLARLRRRT